A stretch of Lacipirellulaceae bacterium DNA encodes these proteins:
- a CDS encoding AAA family ATPase, whose translation MLSLKSEKKQYESANLVQLLCDPNTYSDGTQRVDLLETHISWLFLTERYVYKLKKPVKYDFLDFSTPQARRQACDEEVRINKRLAYQVYFGVLPITSDETGQLTLNGEGRPIDCVVKMRRLPSDLALDTTIKRDRLDERKTKELANSLASFYCQLPPLILRPEEYYQRTLHHCQSNFRDLTSLAEPLHRPCIAKIHNAQLLFAWLQRDVLFDRTRDGRIVDGHGDLRAEHIFLETPPVVIDGIEFSEELRQIDVLDELSFLAMDCTRLGSSDIGEKLLDTYTKLSGDRPPLRLRDFYKSYRATVRAKVALLRVSQSTGKARKRCLREFHQYLKWADHYASRIGGPYLFIIGGLMGTGKSTLAAGLAEIIAAKVISTDTIRRKLFGGSESPADFGEGNYRPELRETVYREMFIEAGEALDFGQTVILDGTFLTDEQRQRATSLAIKHGANPVHIQCECPIDEARLRIIERSSSSDSEARPELLRQQVAEREELADSHKCIRIDSSQSMLMMIDDIAKAVVQRQAAADRADHSPNTL comes from the coding sequence ATGCTCTCACTCAAAAGCGAAAAGAAGCAGTACGAATCGGCTAATCTCGTCCAGTTGCTATGCGATCCGAATACTTACTCTGATGGTACTCAGCGAGTGGATTTGCTTGAGACCCATATCTCGTGGCTGTTTTTGACAGAACGCTACGTGTACAAGCTCAAGAAACCTGTCAAATACGACTTCCTCGACTTCTCAACCCCTCAAGCGAGACGGCAGGCATGTGACGAGGAAGTACGAATCAACAAGCGTCTAGCCTACCAAGTCTACTTCGGAGTCTTGCCAATTACGTCAGACGAAACTGGCCAGCTTACCCTAAATGGCGAGGGCCGCCCGATTGACTGCGTCGTGAAGATGAGGCGTTTGCCGAGCGACCTAGCGTTAGACACGACCATCAAACGTGATCGTCTCGACGAACGAAAAACGAAAGAGCTGGCAAACTCCCTCGCCTCTTTCTACTGCCAGTTGCCGCCACTTATTTTGCGGCCTGAAGAGTATTATCAGAGAACACTACATCACTGTCAGTCAAATTTTCGCGATCTGACGAGCCTAGCAGAACCACTTCATCGTCCTTGCATAGCGAAGATCCATAACGCCCAGCTTCTATTTGCTTGGCTTCAGAGAGACGTCTTATTCGACCGGACTCGCGATGGCCGAATCGTCGATGGACATGGTGATCTGCGTGCTGAGCATATCTTCCTAGAAACACCACCAGTCGTTATCGATGGGATCGAGTTCTCCGAAGAGCTTCGACAAATTGATGTTCTTGATGAGCTTAGCTTCCTAGCTATGGACTGCACGCGTCTGGGCAGTAGCGATATTGGTGAAAAGCTGCTTGATACCTACACAAAACTTAGTGGCGACAGGCCTCCCCTTAGACTTCGGGACTTCTATAAGAGCTACCGTGCGACGGTAAGAGCAAAAGTAGCTCTACTCAGAGTTTCTCAATCGACTGGTAAAGCTCGTAAACGCTGCCTTCGAGAATTCCACCAATACCTCAAATGGGCAGATCACTATGCCTCAAGGATCGGCGGGCCTTATCTCTTTATTATCGGTGGTCTGATGGGCACAGGAAAATCGACTCTTGCAGCTGGCTTGGCGGAAATAATCGCTGCAAAAGTCATCAGCACGGATACCATTCGTCGCAAACTATTTGGAGGAAGCGAAAGCCCGGCCGACTTCGGGGAAGGGAACTATCGTCCAGAGCTTCGAGAGACTGTTTACCGTGAGATGTTTATCGAAGCTGGAGAGGCTCTCGACTTCGGGCAGACGGTCATTCTTGACGGCACCTTTCTCACAGACGAACAACGCCAACGTGCTACCAGTTTGGCGATAAAGCACGGTGCTAACCCAGTCCATATCCAGTGTGAATGCCCGATTGACGAAGCTCGACTCAGAATCATAGAGCGTAGTTCTAGCAGCGATTCGGAAGCAAGACCTGAACTATTGCGTCAGCAAGTTGCCGAACGTGAAGAGTTAGCAGATTCACATAAGTGCATTCGAATTGATTCGTCTCAATCGATGCTAATGATGATCGACGACATTGCCAAAGCAGTGGTACAGCGGCAAGCTGCGGCTGACAGAGCTGACCACTCGCCAAACACCCTCTGA
- a CDS encoding cytidylate kinase-like family protein: protein MTTYANARGAALERAYQHWRERGALLQVHPKSAKELPSPVTIAISREKGTGGEVVARRVAQELGWPCYDRELVETIAEDSGVRADLLEKLDEKRPNWIAECLESFSDGKHMSGAGYAKRLRDTLLALYCHGNCVILGRGAAQVLPPANTLRVCLIAPKLFRIREATGRLGVSEKAEKEVAHADRDRVDFVKSYFHKDPKNLRDYDVVLDASRLGEETMVRLLVAAAKAKQPLQDSTST, encoded by the coding sequence ATGACAACCTATGCGAATGCACGCGGAGCGGCGCTTGAGCGTGCCTATCAACACTGGCGTGAACGTGGTGCACTCTTGCAGGTCCACCCCAAATCCGCGAAAGAACTTCCAAGCCCGGTGACAATTGCCATTAGCCGCGAAAAGGGAACTGGAGGCGAAGTCGTTGCGAGACGTGTCGCCCAGGAGCTTGGCTGGCCCTGCTATGACCGTGAACTGGTAGAAACGATCGCGGAAGATTCAGGAGTGCGAGCAGATCTGCTAGAGAAACTTGACGAGAAGCGTCCTAACTGGATAGCCGAGTGCTTGGAAAGTTTCTCCGACGGTAAGCACATGAGCGGCGCAGGCTATGCGAAGCGTCTCCGCGATACGCTGTTAGCACTCTATTGCCATGGAAATTGCGTCATCCTCGGTCGGGGTGCCGCACAAGTCCTTCCGCCTGCGAACACACTGCGGGTATGTCTGATCGCACCTAAGCTGTTTCGCATACGGGAAGCGACCGGTCGGCTTGGAGTTAGCGAAAAAGCAGAAAAGGAAGTCGCACACGCCGACCGCGACCGTGTGGACTTCGTCAAGAGCTACTTCCACAAGGATCCCAAAAATCTACGTGACTACGATGTTGTGTTGGATGCATCGCGGCTAGGAGAGGAGACGATGGTTCGTCTCCTCGTTGCGGCTGCAAAGGCTAAGCAGCCTCTCCAAGATTCGACAAGTACGTAA
- a CDS encoding universal stress protein — MNRFKKILVGVDLSWGDRLVAQRLTPPNAEAVKQAIWLAKRNSAAIHFFAALDLSARAQHLLSQCETTEKTILDEAQQQLDACVARAKERGVDASDEVVIGRSWLELIRQVIRGQHDLLVVGTRHLGAMQGALFGSTGMKLLRKCPCALWVTQPLRDEAFDSILVAHDLRPVGDLALELGSTMAQLHDAKLHVLHAADPREVDHLPGESDSAESAEGYCREAEKRLRSNLSNADFSSPPQVHVSIERPDIAILDSIAKNQIDLVVMGTIGRTGFPGFVIGNTAERLLPKIPCSLLAVKPEDFKSPVQLTSDEFEDDLVT; from the coding sequence ATGAACCGTTTTAAGAAAATCCTAGTAGGAGTTGATTTATCATGGGGAGACCGCCTGGTCGCACAAAGGCTGACTCCCCCCAATGCTGAGGCGGTCAAGCAGGCCATTTGGCTCGCAAAGCGCAACTCCGCGGCGATTCATTTTTTCGCGGCGCTCGACCTCTCTGCAAGAGCGCAACATCTACTCTCACAGTGCGAAACCACGGAGAAGACGATTCTGGATGAAGCGCAGCAGCAACTCGATGCCTGCGTTGCTCGTGCGAAGGAACGAGGAGTCGATGCCAGCGACGAAGTCGTCATCGGACGAAGTTGGTTGGAATTAATCAGGCAGGTCATTCGCGGCCAGCATGATTTGCTTGTGGTCGGAACACGCCATCTGGGAGCCATGCAGGGAGCATTGTTTGGTAGTACAGGCATGAAACTCCTGCGGAAATGTCCCTGTGCGCTCTGGGTGACACAGCCCTTAAGAGACGAGGCTTTCGATTCGATCCTGGTAGCGCATGACCTGCGTCCTGTCGGCGACCTCGCATTGGAATTGGGGAGTACGATGGCGCAGCTACACGATGCGAAACTCCACGTGCTTCACGCAGCCGACCCTCGTGAGGTCGACCATCTGCCTGGCGAGAGTGACTCTGCGGAAAGTGCAGAAGGCTACTGTCGCGAGGCAGAGAAGCGGCTTCGCTCGAATCTTTCGAATGCAGACTTTTCCAGTCCGCCACAAGTACACGTGAGCATCGAGCGCCCAGATATCGCTATTTTAGATAGCATCGCGAAGAATCAGATTGACCTGGTCGTCATGGGAACGATTGGACGAACGGGTTTCCCAGGTTTCGTCATCGGGAACACGGCCGAACGACTGCTGCCTAAGATTCCTTGTTCCTTACTGGCTGTGAAGCCAGAGGACTTCAAAAGCCCTGTCCAGCTAACTTCCGATGAGTTTGAAGACGATCTCGTCACTTAG
- a CDS encoding dihydroorotate dehydrogenase-like protein gives MPAVDFSTEYLGLKLRSPIVASASPCTGQPDVLRHMEELGAGAAVLPSLFEEQVTRSKKTDEALESMAEFPTLNYYNSGPDNYASLVGRARAAVTMPIIGSLNGISLGGWIDFARRIRDAGADALELNLYYVPIDPSASPMTVEAQYLDVISKVRQKVDIPLAVKIGPYFSSLPYFARQLAEAGVDGVVLFNRFLEPDIDLEHHRVAPHLELSHPSEARLSIRWLGILRDQLRISLAASSGIHNGTDALKALASGADVVMLTSTLLQNGVDSLLDIRDEMLAWLTYHEYQKVSQLIGSLSRKACGSSAVFERANYATTLASYMDEGVAAQ, from the coding sequence ATGCCTGCTGTTGATTTTTCCACGGAATATCTTGGACTAAAACTTCGCAGCCCAATCGTCGCTTCTGCATCGCCATGTACCGGACAGCCGGATGTGCTACGGCATATGGAGGAACTTGGAGCGGGGGCTGCGGTCCTTCCCTCACTATTTGAAGAACAGGTGACGCGGAGCAAAAAGACCGACGAAGCTCTCGAATCAATGGCAGAGTTTCCAACTCTCAACTACTACAATTCAGGCCCTGACAATTACGCATCGCTTGTGGGGAGGGCAAGGGCAGCAGTAACAATGCCAATTATCGGGAGCCTTAACGGAATATCGCTTGGGGGCTGGATTGATTTCGCACGACGCATCCGAGACGCCGGTGCTGATGCATTGGAACTCAATCTCTACTACGTTCCCATCGATCCGAGTGCATCCCCCATGACGGTCGAGGCACAGTATCTCGATGTCATTTCGAAGGTCAGGCAAAAAGTGGACATTCCCCTTGCGGTGAAAATCGGGCCCTATTTTTCGAGTCTCCCCTACTTTGCTAGGCAGTTGGCGGAAGCCGGAGTCGACGGGGTAGTACTCTTCAACCGGTTTCTTGAGCCTGACATTGACCTGGAGCATCACCGCGTAGCTCCGCACCTTGAGCTTAGCCACCCCAGTGAAGCGCGACTCTCGATACGTTGGCTGGGCATTCTTCGAGACCAACTCAGGATTTCATTGGCAGCTTCTAGCGGCATTCACAACGGGACTGATGCCCTCAAGGCTCTAGCGTCGGGAGCTGACGTGGTCATGCTAACCTCGACGCTGCTGCAGAATGGGGTCGATTCCCTGTTAGATATTCGGGATGAGATGCTTGCTTGGTTAACGTATCATGAGTACCAGAAGGTAAGCCAGTTGATTGGAAGCCTCAGCAGAAAAGCATGTGGCTCTTCAGCCGTTTTCGAGCGGGCGAACTACGCAACCACTCTGGCATCTTACATGGACGAAGGAGTCGCCGCTCAATAG
- a CDS encoding VIT1/CCC1 transporter family protein, translating into MKTASGKENELAASHTPDLIRERLQAPKTHSYLKDFVYGAIDGTVTTFAVVSGVAGAGLSTGVIIILGMANLVGDGFSMAASNYLGTKTEEELLRKARRIEESQIAEYPEGEREEIRQIFASKGFEGEQLEGAVDVITADRRRWVDTMLVEELGLQLEGPSAIRAAVTTLVAFIVVGFIPLLAFFLEMIFAEGIGNPYVMSTVLTAVAFFLVGASKSWFVDEPWYRAGFETLAIGGGAAALAYLVGLGLAGIV; encoded by the coding sequence GTGAAGACTGCATCTGGCAAGGAAAATGAGCTCGCTGCCTCCCACACCCCTGACCTTATCCGCGAGCGACTTCAAGCCCCGAAGACTCACAGCTATTTGAAGGACTTTGTCTACGGAGCTATCGATGGCACCGTGACGACCTTTGCCGTCGTCTCGGGAGTTGCAGGCGCAGGACTATCTACAGGCGTGATCATCATACTTGGGATGGCAAATCTTGTCGGTGACGGATTCAGTATGGCGGCGAGTAACTACTTGGGAACCAAAACCGAAGAAGAGCTCCTCCGAAAGGCTCGCCGGATCGAAGAGAGCCAAATCGCAGAATACCCGGAAGGAGAGCGTGAGGAGATACGCCAAATCTTCGCTAGCAAGGGGTTCGAAGGCGAGCAGCTGGAAGGAGCCGTTGATGTGATTACCGCGGATCGCCGACGTTGGGTCGATACAATGCTCGTGGAGGAGTTGGGTTTGCAGCTGGAGGGTCCCTCGGCGATCCGAGCCGCGGTGACGACCCTGGTCGCGTTTATCGTCGTCGGTTTTATTCCACTCCTGGCATTCTTCTTGGAAATGATTTTTGCTGAGGGAATCGGCAATCCTTATGTCATGAGCACCGTCCTGACGGCAGTCGCTTTTTTCTTGGTTGGCGCTTCCAAGTCTTGGTTCGTGGACGAACCATGGTACCGAGCTGGATTCGAAACATTGGCGATCGGCGGAGGAGCTGCAGCGCTTGCCTACCTCGTTGGTTTGGGGCTAGCTGGTATTGTCTAG
- a CDS encoding CBS domain-containing protein yields MNVAARHLQEIPVSDAMSRELVTLPVHATMSEASQLLIKAGVTGAPVVDEFDHCVGVLSDYDFMRRERPREGWCGVAMHPDDSSETTEVRDQRYWAEFGAEDLVDQFMSRAPQTVDLNLSLLDAAEYMIGSHIHRLIVIDENSRPVGIVSTFDILKAIVMPQEGSRLSTKNL; encoded by the coding sequence ATGAATGTTGCTGCCCGACATTTGCAAGAGATTCCAGTCAGTGACGCCATGTCACGGGAATTGGTCACACTGCCAGTCCACGCCACGATGTCTGAGGCGTCACAACTCCTCATTAAGGCTGGCGTCACTGGGGCCCCCGTCGTTGATGAGTTCGATCACTGCGTGGGGGTACTCAGCGATTACGACTTTATGCGACGCGAACGACCAAGAGAGGGTTGGTGCGGTGTAGCGATGCATCCTGACGACTCATCCGAAACGACTGAAGTCCGCGACCAACGCTACTGGGCTGAGTTTGGAGCAGAAGATCTGGTCGATCAGTTCATGAGTCGAGCACCGCAGACAGTCGATTTAAACCTCTCGCTGCTGGATGCGGCGGAATACATGATTGGCAGTCACATCCATCGTTTGATTGTCATTGATGAGAACTCACGCCCAGTAGGGATCGTGAGCACCTTTGACATCCTAAAGGCCATTGTGATGCCTCAGGAAGGCTCGCGGCTGTCGACCAAGAACCTCTAA
- a CDS encoding universal stress protein, producing MKFGKILYATDFSPNSDLALEYATTLAAATGAKLLILHVDDETPGLIFGDVGYGYVPQVDEIARRQYDRLLRIRPASLKVSYEHVFMRGKATEQILLYAAKEEPDMIVIGTHGRTGAYRLLMGSVAESLVRQAKCPVLTVKMPNPELEESSTEKQKMASS from the coding sequence ATGAAATTCGGCAAGATTCTCTATGCGACTGACTTTTCCCCAAACAGTGATTTGGCCCTTGAGTATGCCACTACCCTGGCAGCAGCGACGGGTGCCAAGCTTCTGATCCTCCACGTTGATGATGAGACGCCAGGGTTGATCTTTGGGGATGTCGGGTACGGATATGTCCCGCAGGTGGATGAAATAGCCCGTCGGCAATACGATCGCCTGCTCCGTATTCGCCCGGCGTCTTTAAAGGTCTCCTACGAGCATGTCTTCATGCGTGGAAAAGCCACGGAGCAGATCCTGCTATACGCTGCCAAGGAAGAGCCTGACATGATTGTCATCGGCACACACGGTAGGACAGGAGCCTACCGGTTGTTGATGGGAAGCGTGGCGGAGTCCCTGGTTCGACAAGCGAAGTGCCCGGTTCTCACGGTAAAGATGCCAAACCCGGAGCTTGAGGAGTCAAGCACGGAAAAACAGAAGATGGCTAGCTCATGA
- a CDS encoding BON domain-containing protein: MVAATKLVSTTSEPRQSTRTASSAYHVAEALRKNAHHGLTCVTCEIRDGMVILHGKVPRYYVKQMAQEIAKNSEGVDSVVNRIQVETEPLDPTHSR, from the coding sequence ATGGTTGCTGCTACAAAGCTAGTGAGTACTACTTCCGAACCACGACAGTCGACAAGAACGGCTTCGTCCGCCTATCACGTCGCTGAAGCTTTGCGAAAGAATGCACATCACGGCTTAACTTGCGTGACTTGCGAGATTCGCGACGGGATGGTGATTCTGCACGGCAAAGTGCCTCGCTACTATGTCAAGCAAATGGCCCAAGAAATCGCAAAGAATTCCGAGGGGGTCGACTCGGTAGTGAATCGCATTCAGGTAGAAACAGAGCCTTTGGACCCAACACACTCCCGCTAG
- a CDS encoding PAS domain S-box protein has translation MEPHSTEREFGRLLEDSLNEIFIFDAETLQFLQVNRGGRENLGMTMEELRELTPVDIKPELTRQAFETLLQPLRDGSQETLVFNTLHRRKDSSDYSVEVHLQLATFHDRPAFIAIILDTTLRNETADQLRVRNQAIESVGVGVVISDARQHDMPIVYCNQAFTKITGYSSAEVIGHNCRFLQQNDRDQEARHTIRDAVKSGTECRVLLRNYRKNGELFWNDLLISPVRNIEGTVTHYIGLCNDLTQRIRAEEDKADREARLRAILEAAVEAIITIDEDGICESLNPAAESMFGYSAGEVLGKNISMLMPSPYREEHDQYLQNYLSTGEKKIIGIGREVIGRRKNGEEFPMELSVSEVDVKGRRLFTGMIRDITDIKRSQQQLIQSERLAALGEATARLAHESRNSLQRIQIAVETARLHCDEHQLLEDQLDSIENASDRLHALHEEVRNYAAPLNLELTKTNLTEVWRNAWESTRSLREGRKVLLTENVQREEVHGHVDKFRFEQVFRNLFENALVACPDPVEITIDLKKSHTASGDEWHITVQDNGTGLDEQQCKRVFEPFYSTKSKGTGLGLAIAQRIVRAHGGNMAVISTEERGAKFEIVLPDDSATKLPT, from the coding sequence ATGGAACCGCACTCCACCGAACGTGAGTTTGGTCGCCTTCTCGAAGATTCGCTCAACGAGATTTTCATCTTCGATGCAGAAACCCTGCAGTTCTTACAAGTGAACCGAGGTGGCCGAGAGAATCTCGGGATGACGATGGAGGAGTTGCGCGAGCTGACCCCCGTTGATATCAAGCCCGAGTTAACCCGCCAAGCCTTCGAAACGCTCCTTCAGCCATTGAGGGATGGCTCCCAGGAGACACTGGTCTTTAACACCCTGCATCGACGTAAAGATAGTTCCGACTACAGTGTCGAGGTTCACCTGCAGTTGGCAACCTTTCACGACCGGCCAGCCTTCATCGCCATCATCCTGGATACGACGCTCCGCAATGAGACGGCTGACCAGTTAAGGGTGCGCAACCAAGCGATAGAATCTGTCGGGGTAGGCGTGGTAATTAGCGATGCTCGGCAACATGATATGCCGATCGTGTATTGCAACCAGGCTTTCACAAAAATCACGGGCTATTCTTCGGCGGAGGTTATTGGTCACAACTGTCGTTTCCTGCAACAGAACGACCGCGATCAAGAAGCGAGACATACTATCCGCGATGCGGTGAAATCAGGCACAGAATGTCGGGTTCTCCTGCGTAATTATCGTAAGAATGGCGAACTCTTTTGGAACGATCTGCTCATTTCTCCGGTGAGAAACATCGAGGGTACCGTCACTCACTATATCGGGCTCTGCAATGATCTCACCCAACGCATTCGCGCTGAGGAAGACAAAGCCGATCGAGAAGCACGACTACGGGCAATTCTGGAAGCGGCCGTTGAGGCAATCATCACGATTGATGAAGACGGTATCTGCGAATCCCTAAATCCTGCGGCAGAATCAATGTTTGGCTATTCTGCAGGTGAGGTCCTTGGCAAGAACATTTCGATGCTCATGCCCTCTCCCTACCGCGAGGAACATGACCAGTATCTTCAAAATTATTTGAGCACGGGCGAGAAGAAGATCATCGGAATAGGTCGTGAGGTGATCGGGAGGCGTAAAAACGGAGAAGAATTCCCGATGGAACTCTCCGTCAGCGAGGTCGACGTCAAGGGAAGGCGGCTCTTCACGGGAATGATTCGCGACATCACCGATATCAAACGATCTCAACAGCAGCTGATCCAGTCGGAACGACTTGCAGCATTGGGTGAAGCCACAGCTCGATTAGCGCATGAAAGCCGCAATTCGTTGCAGCGGATCCAGATTGCCGTGGAAACGGCACGACTACATTGCGATGAGCATCAACTGCTTGAGGATCAACTCGATTCCATCGAAAATGCCAGTGATCGACTCCATGCTTTGCACGAAGAGGTACGCAACTATGCCGCGCCACTGAACCTCGAGTTGACGAAAACGAATCTTACGGAAGTTTGGAGAAACGCCTGGGAGTCAACCCGGTCTCTCCGGGAGGGGCGAAAAGTCTTGCTAACGGAAAACGTACAGCGTGAGGAAGTGCATGGCCATGTTGATAAGTTTCGGTTCGAGCAAGTCTTTCGCAACCTGTTTGAAAACGCACTTGTTGCGTGCCCCGATCCGGTTGAGATAACGATCGATTTGAAGAAGAGCCATACTGCTTCGGGGGACGAATGGCACATCACGGTGCAGGACAACGGTACTGGCCTTGATGAGCAGCAGTGCAAGCGTGTTTTTGAGCCGTTCTATTCAACGAAATCTAAAGGGACCGGTCTCGGCCTTGCTATTGCGCAGAGAATTGTGAGGGCTCACGGCGGCAATATGGCCGTGATTTCAACCGAAGAGCGTGGTGCCAAATTCGAAATCGTGCTACCGGACGATTCAGCCACGAAGTTGCCGACTTAG
- a CDS encoding universal stress protein — protein sequence MNILKILFPTDFSESSEAALGYASTLAAETGAKLIIAHVFNATPLYLTGYTGVSMATMPDYAQDVERENRRLLEQVQPTKDGVQVEHRFLEGSPEQEIVSLADREQVDLIVMGTHGRSGLSRLLMGSIAEGVLRHAKCPVLTVKQPMPQASTEGDEGDRQSAGQKGPSIRSKLSLH from the coding sequence ATGAACATTCTTAAGATCCTATTCCCAACCGATTTCTCTGAGTCGAGTGAAGCTGCCCTCGGATATGCTTCCACGCTTGCAGCGGAGACTGGGGCAAAGCTCATCATTGCCCATGTATTTAATGCGACACCACTTTACCTCACAGGGTACACGGGAGTGTCAATGGCAACGATGCCTGACTACGCTCAGGATGTGGAACGCGAGAACCGCAGGTTGCTTGAGCAAGTCCAGCCCACCAAAGACGGTGTTCAAGTAGAGCATCGCTTCTTGGAAGGCTCTCCAGAGCAGGAGATCGTGAGCCTCGCTGACCGAGAGCAGGTGGACTTGATTGTCATGGGTACGCACGGTCGGTCCGGCCTTTCCCGTCTGCTCATGGGAAGTATCGCGGAAGGCGTGTTGCGTCACGCAAAATGCCCCGTGCTAACCGTCAAGCAACCAATGCCTCAGGCAAGCACCGAGGGCGATGAAGGCGACAGACAGTCGGCTGGCCAGAAAGGACCGAGTATCAGATCGAAGCTCAGCCTGCACTGA
- a CDS encoding universal stress protein, with protein sequence MNWFEGKKILVPIDFSEESHRALDEALQMVSLTTDVCAVNVGVNLSVTSPESVWGALSEKSQRDHIEEAFWKNFADERYRVIDFRVSFGDPGHEIAKCAEEIGADVIVIPSHGRTGIKRILLGSVAERVVRLAHCPVFVLRD encoded by the coding sequence ATGAACTGGTTTGAGGGCAAGAAAATACTGGTGCCAATCGATTTCAGTGAGGAATCGCATCGTGCTCTAGACGAGGCGTTGCAGATGGTTTCCCTAACCACGGACGTTTGTGCTGTTAATGTGGGGGTGAATCTGTCTGTGACTTCGCCGGAATCGGTTTGGGGTGCCCTTTCAGAGAAGTCGCAACGCGACCACATTGAGGAAGCATTCTGGAAAAACTTCGCGGATGAGCGATACCGTGTAATCGATTTCCGAGTTTCTTTTGGTGACCCAGGGCACGAGATCGCCAAGTGCGCGGAGGAAATCGGTGCTGACGTGATCGTGATCCCCTCGCACGGCAGGACAGGAATCAAGCGTATTCTACTAGGATCGGTCGCAGAACGCGTTGTTCGATTAGCTCATTGTCCTGTGTTTGTGCTGCGGGATTAG
- a CDS encoding sigma-54 dependent transcriptional regulator gives MSSTLDLLFVDDDDNLRQGFANYFFQLGHQVEQAESAEAALEKLQSRAYDVVILDMVMAGMSGIDLLEKINTDNTETQVILLTGEGTVEKAVQAMKLGAYDFLTKPTKLSQLEAVITKAAEAGRIRKENNQLRTLIRRNEPHGSMIGESPAMHEVFRLIERVAPSDKPILIQGESGTGKELVARALHESSQRAKKPLVVVNCAALPEQLLESELFGHEKGAFTGAANTKPGLFEVADGGTLFIDEIGELAPSLQPKLLRVLEDGSLRRVGSLKERRVNVRIIAATNRDMVKEVAEKRFREDLYYRINVMSLVLPPLRERGDDVLLLAGHFAGAGWELEPAFRKAIQEYSWPGNVRQLINAIERAKILASDELLRRENLPPEVLSPDDTSSSSPAMADADLASLTRARVVQALQKENGNKLRSAKALGVSRRSLYRLIEKFQIDATETARES, from the coding sequence ATGAGTAGCACCCTCGATCTTCTGTTTGTGGATGACGACGACAATCTTCGCCAAGGGTTTGCCAACTATTTTTTCCAGTTAGGGCATCAGGTTGAGCAAGCGGAAAGTGCTGAGGCCGCCTTGGAGAAGTTGCAGAGCCGCGCCTATGACGTGGTGATCTTGGATATGGTCATGGCAGGAATGTCAGGAATTGACCTGTTAGAAAAGATCAACACAGACAACACAGAAACTCAAGTGATCCTACTTACTGGTGAGGGAACAGTAGAAAAAGCTGTCCAAGCGATGAAGCTTGGTGCGTATGACTTTCTTACTAAGCCTACCAAGCTAAGCCAACTTGAGGCGGTGATCACCAAGGCTGCAGAAGCAGGCCGCATACGAAAGGAAAACAATCAACTGCGGACTCTAATAAGGCGAAACGAGCCTCATGGCAGCATGATTGGTGAATCGCCAGCAATGCACGAAGTTTTTCGATTGATTGAACGCGTTGCTCCTAGCGATAAGCCGATTCTCATCCAGGGAGAAAGCGGCACGGGCAAAGAGTTGGTCGCTCGCGCATTGCACGAGTCCAGTCAGCGGGCAAAGAAGCCTCTCGTTGTGGTCAATTGTGCAGCCCTGCCGGAGCAACTCTTAGAAAGTGAACTGTTTGGCCACGAGAAGGGAGCCTTTACTGGAGCCGCGAATACGAAACCTGGTCTCTTCGAGGTTGCCGATGGCGGTACGCTCTTCATTGATGAGATCGGCGAGCTTGCACCATCACTACAACCTAAACTTTTGCGTGTACTAGAGGACGGTTCCCTAAGAAGAGTCGGTTCGCTGAAAGAACGCCGAGTCAATGTCCGCATCATTGCCGCGACGAATCGCGACATGGTCAAGGAGGTTGCCGAGAAGCGATTTCGGGAAGATCTCTACTATCGAATCAACGTTATGTCACTCGTCCTTCCGCCGCTGCGTGAGCGTGGAGACGATGTCCTCCTGCTGGCGGGGCATTTTGCGGGTGCAGGCTGGGAGCTGGAACCTGCATTCCGCAAGGCGATTCAGGAGTACTCCTGGCCTGGGAATGTCAGGCAACTGATCAACGCGATCGAGCGGGCCAAGATTCTCGCTAGCGACGAGTTGCTTCGGAGAGAGAACTTGCCCCCGGAGGTTCTCAGCCCCGATGATACGTCGTCGAGTTCACCCGCCATGGCTGATGCCGACTTGGCGTCACTGACGCGTGCTCGAGTCGTCCAGGCGCTACAGAAAGAAAATGGGAATAAGCTCAGGTCCGCCAAGGCTCTAGGAGTGAGCCGACGTAGTTTGTACCGCCTAATTGAAAAATTTCAGATTGACGCGACCGAAACAGCACGCGAGTCCTGA